In the genome of Labrus mixtus chromosome 21, fLabMix1.1, whole genome shotgun sequence, one region contains:
- the LOC132955781 gene encoding uncharacterized protein C14orf93-like, translating to MSARRPHVSTPLRATSGPDAEQVPASPAAEDDKGLLVALSGLSRQITEVLQNQAQLMEDMADIKARLTALEEGASESGGPSCGCSEGKRKRRAQNPKIAETVRRLHNCEENTRRYDPAQGLSSPYNEAVTSHLVAALASRPDMKGVDTGVSSSACKTYYETVRRNFRYNQPNLAAQAAAIKSAARSRQRRKRLLEARRAVLAKDEMDAWSGVTIDMMSDEEDGMADGEVGWIVRPPSFRSRELSELCAVLQERLERDPKYVATHHKRLRVGSPSDRAAQNTYEPEAAKRHIKPENL from the exons ATGTCCGCCCGGCGTCCCCACGTCTCCACTCCTCTGCGAGCAACATCTGGCCCAGATGCTGAACAAGTTCCAGCAAGTCCCGCTGCAGAGGATGATAAGGGACTGCTGGTTGCCCTCAGTGGGTTGTCTCGCCAGATCACCGAGGTACTGCAGAACCAAGCACAGCTGATGGAAGACATGGCGGACATTAAGGCCAGACTGACTGCACTGGAGGAAGGAGCTTCTGAATCCGGAGGACCGAGCTGTGGCTGCTCCgaggggaagagaaaaagaCGGGCTCAAAATCCAAAGATtgca GAAACTGTGAGGCGTCTTCACAACTGTGAAGAAAACACAAGGCGCTATGACCCGGCTCAAGG ACTGAGCTCGCCCTACAACGAGGCGGTCACTTCACATTTGGTGGCAGCTCTGGCCTCAAGACCGGACATGAAGGGTGTGGACACTGGAGTCTCTTCAT CTGCCTGTAAGACATATTATGAGACTGTCCGGAGGAACTTTAGATACAACCAGCCCAACCTAGCGGCCCAGGCAGCGGCCATAAAGAGTGCAGCCCGGAGCCGACAGAGAAGGAAGAGG CTGCTGGAAGCGAGGAGGGCGGTGTTGGCCAAAGATGAAATGGACGCCTGGAGTGGTGTTACAATAGACATGATGTCCGACGAAGAGGATGGCATGGCCGATGGGGAAGTTGGCTGGATTGTGAGGCCTCCGTCGTTCAGGAGCAGAGAGCTGTCAGAACTGTGCGCCGTGCTCCAGGAGAGACTCGAGAGGGACCCCAAATATGTGGCCACGCACCATAAAAGGCTCCGCGTTGGGTCACCCTCGGACAGAGCAGCACAAAACACATATGAACCTGAAGCTGCCAAGAGACATATCAAGCCCGAAAACTTGTAA